One window from the genome of Paenibacillus azoreducens encodes:
- a CDS encoding glycoside hydrolase family 25 protein, producing MQTRNNNNAQGIDVSHWQGVIDWPKVATSGISFAFIKATQNKIDPQFLANVKGAKAAGLMVGAYHYMDDAVTTVDKARAAAQVFYQAIQAAGGANLFELPFVLDYESNKQNLSKATLTANAKAFLEEIRRLTGVTPMLYTYPAFIGNFSGLSDYPLWIARYSNQAPVDASGWKRWDFWQYSDGQVGGTLPNGDRKVAGINGPVDLNEFAGTVSDLRAKYGKKTTPEREKPMETVAELEKRITALEKKLNMSGKEPLPKWAELAVISGKQKGVEAIATSADKSVPELSALQMMYNIGLLDPDILAAIRKLKA from the coding sequence ATGCAAACCCGAAACAATAACAACGCCCAAGGAATCGATGTATCGCATTGGCAAGGCGTCATTGACTGGCCCAAAGTAGCGACATCTGGAATCTCTTTTGCTTTTATCAAAGCGACCCAAAACAAAATAGACCCCCAATTCTTAGCTAACGTCAAAGGCGCTAAAGCCGCGGGGCTAATGGTTGGCGCGTACCATTACATGGACGATGCGGTGACTACGGTAGACAAGGCCCGGGCTGCAGCGCAAGTTTTTTATCAAGCGATTCAAGCGGCTGGTGGAGCGAACTTATTTGAACTGCCTTTTGTCTTGGATTATGAAAGCAACAAGCAGAATTTATCCAAAGCGACCCTTACCGCTAATGCCAAAGCTTTTTTAGAGGAAATCCGGCGGCTAACCGGGGTGACGCCCATGTTGTACACCTATCCGGCATTTATAGGCAATTTTAGCGGACTAAGCGATTATCCATTATGGATTGCCCGCTACAGCAATCAGGCGCCAGTGGATGCATCCGGCTGGAAACGTTGGGATTTTTGGCAGTACAGCGACGGACAAGTCGGTGGCACGCTGCCAAATGGAGACCGCAAGGTGGCGGGGATCAACGGCCCTGTTGATTTGAATGAGTTTGCCGGAACAGTTTCTGATCTGAGAGCAAAGTATGGAAAAAAGACAACACCGGAGCGTGAAAAACCGATGGAAACAGTCGCGGAACTGGAAAAGAGAATCACAGCGCTGGAGAAAAAGCTGAATATGTCAGGCAAGGAGCCTTTGCCAAAATGGGCTGAACTTGCGGTGATATCCGGTAAACAAAAAGGCGTAGAGGCAATTGCAACCTCGGCGGATAAATCCGTTCCGGAACTTTCGGCGCTGCAAATGATGTATAACATCGGGCTTCTAGATCCTGATATTTTGGCAGCGATTCGGAAGCTGAAAGCATGA
- a CDS encoding phage holin family protein yields the protein MNWDTIYGLIDTRLLVVVALCWVIGYVLKQTPRVPDWTIVYIVTLVAVLITVWMLGFGPEALIQGVLAGAFAVYGNQLVKQATKKEEHNANPKQ from the coding sequence ATGAATTGGGACACCATTTACGGTCTAATCGATACCAGATTACTAGTTGTAGTTGCTCTTTGTTGGGTGATCGGGTATGTGCTTAAACAAACGCCGCGTGTACCTGATTGGACGATTGTATATATTGTGACGTTGGTTGCGGTGCTGATCACGGTATGGATGCTTGGTTTTGGACCGGAAGCTCTGATTCAAGGCGTGCTCGCTGGCGCGTTTGCAGTCTATGGCAACCAACTTGTAAAACAAGCCACGAAAAAGGAGGAACATAATGCAAACCCGAAACAATAA
- a CDS encoding hemolysin XhlA family protein — MDGVEAEVLQRITRVEEKVNGMNEKLDKAIAANETALEALSSAKSAHHRLDKIEDNQKWLWRTFAGAVILAIAGFIISGGLR; from the coding sequence ATGGATGGAGTAGAAGCAGAAGTGCTACAGCGGATCACAAGAGTAGAGGAAAAGGTCAACGGTATGAACGAGAAGTTGGATAAGGCAATTGCAGCTAACGAGACAGCCCTAGAGGCGCTATCCTCGGCAAAATCGGCGCATCACAGGCTCGACAAAATCGAAGATAATCAAAAATGGCTCTGGCGCACTTTCGCTGGGGCTGTTATTTTAGCGATTGCTGGGTTTATCATTTCCGGCGGACTCAGATAA
- a CDS encoding peptidase G2 autoproteolytic cleavage domain-containing protein yields MASNTPNLGLLKKDPVTDGNDTFNIKTMLNDNWDKIDKAVKDVQDGLADIKIPDASLTQKGIVQLSNATDGTRENVAATEKAIKSAYDQGKVAQDNLTTHLASTTHKQVSGVTQSGRFSSAEGLNTTASGDYSHAEGYQTIASGSRSHAEGYLTKASNSDSHAEGYNTEASGDTAHAEGGNTKARGMYSHAEGYQTIAGGDYSHVEGRNTFAMGYVSHAEGNKTIATNSYTGIVKSQDNANRTLFLSLDGYIFEAVFKPGDFVWAVCEDREISPYKVKIVSSDSTKKTVTLENEIDKKLKYILKEKEIYTYFYPSHSEGVETIASGDGSHAEGFKTLATGYWAHAEGSDTIADGNSSHAEGTSTIASGMYSHAEGCGTEASRADAHAEGRNTKATGWASHSEGKETIASGDFTHAEGLGTDTNGYECSHIMGQYGNAKETGSWHLANGSYNAKGLAARISYRGGMYSSGSYSSNGADYAEMFEWLDQNQDNEDRVGYFVTLDGEYIRKVTSKDDYILGIVSANPSVIGDNHDLNWKGRFLTDDWGRTRYGLIDVPAVTETRIIINEEDGTENEETIEIKSAKQEWQPLVNPEWNPDEYYTRREKRPEWSAVGMMGKLLVRDDGTCKVNGYCQSNDDGIATASDRGYRVMERVAENIIRVVIK; encoded by the coding sequence ATGGCTAGTAATACACCGAATCTGGGGCTTTTGAAAAAGGACCCGGTTACGGATGGAAACGATACTTTTAATATCAAAACGATGTTGAATGATAACTGGGATAAGATTGATAAAGCTGTGAAGGATGTGCAGGATGGGCTGGCGGATATTAAAATCCCAGACGCTTCTCTGACTCAAAAAGGGATTGTGCAGTTGTCAAATGCAACGGATGGTACACGGGAGAATGTGGCGGCGACGGAGAAGGCAATCAAGTCAGCTTATGATCAAGGGAAGGTGGCACAAGATAACCTTACTACACATTTGGCATCAACTACTCACAAACAGGTTTCTGGTGTAACACAATCTGGAAGATTCTCTAGCGCAGAAGGTCTAAATACAACGGCAAGTGGTGACTACTCTCATGCAGAAGGATATCAAACAATAGCGAGTGGGAGTAGATCTCATGCAGAAGGATATCTAACAAAAGCAAGTAATTCTGATTCTCATGCGGAAGGATATAATACAGAGGCAAGTGGTGACACTGCCCATGCAGAGGGCGGCAATACAAAAGCGAGAGGAATGTATTCTCATGCAGAAGGTTATCAAACAATAGCTGGTGGTGATTATTCCCATGTGGAAGGACGCAATACTTTTGCAATGGGTTACGTATCTCATGCCGAAGGAAATAAAACAATAGCAACTAACAGTTATACTGGAATAGTAAAATCTCAAGACAATGCAAATAGAACATTATTTTTATCATTGGATGGGTACATTTTCGAAGCTGTTTTTAAACCTGGTGATTTCGTGTGGGCAGTATGCGAAGATCGAGAGATATCCCCCTATAAAGTAAAAATCGTTTCTTCAGATAGCACAAAAAAAACTGTAACTCTAGAAAATGAAATCGATAAAAAATTGAAGTATATATTAAAAGAGAAGGAAATCTATACCTATTTTTATCCATCGCACTCTGAGGGGGTAGAGACAATTGCTTCAGGTGACGGCTCTCATGCTGAAGGCTTTAAAACATTGGCAACTGGGTACTGGGCGCATGCCGAAGGAAGTGACACGATAGCAGATGGAAATTCATCCCATGCGGAGGGTACGAGTACAATTGCAAGTGGAATGTATTCTCATGCCGAAGGATGCGGAACAGAAGCGAGTAGAGCAGATGCCCACGCGGAAGGAAGAAATACAAAAGCAACTGGTTGGGCTTCTCACTCTGAAGGAAAAGAGACGATAGCGAGCGGTGACTTCACACATGCTGAAGGGCTTGGAACCGATACTAATGGATATGAATGCTCCCATATTATGGGCCAATATGGAAATGCAAAGGAAACTGGTTCATGGCATCTAGCAAATGGTTCATATAATGCAAAAGGTTTAGCTGCAAGAATCTCATATCGAGGCGGTATGTATAGTTCAGGATCATATTCCTCAAACGGAGCAGACTACGCTGAAATGTTTGAATGGTTAGATCAAAACCAAGACAATGAAGATAGAGTTGGTTATTTTGTTACACTTGATGGAGAATATATCAGAAAAGTAACATCAAAAGACGACTATATTTTAGGAATTGTAAGTGCGAATCCATCAGTGATTGGTGACAATCATGATCTAAACTGGAAAGGAAGATTTCTTACAGATGATTGGGGTCGCACAAGATATGGTTTGATAGATGTTCCTGCTGTTACCGAAACAAGAATTATAATCAATGAAGAAGATGGCACAGAAAACGAAGAAACAATTGAAATCAAATCAGCAAAACAAGAATGGCAACCATTAGTAAACCCTGAGTGGAACCCAGATGAATATTACACACGACGTGAAAAGCGTCCTGAATGGAGTGCTGTAGGTATGATGGGTAAACTTCTAGTTCGAGACGATGGAACTTGTAAAGTTAATGGTTATTGTCAGAGTAATGATGATGGCATTGCTACAGCAAGTGACAGAGGTTATCGGGTGATGGAACGAGTTGCTGAAAATATTATTCGTGTTGTAATTAAGTAG
- a CDS encoding YmfQ family protein gives MVMSSLRGRELFSYLPAYYENSRVMQADMDAKGSEMDLLYQALEAAAAQFFVRTATWGLSRWEFELGIPTDLSKPLDQRRAVIESKLRGAGKFSGSLVKNVAEAYHGGKVAVSFQPEQWGFTVKFIDSVGIPPNLEDLKAAIEEIKPAHLAVKFEFNYLLIRDIHEKMTLSQMEQTPLSIFAGGA, from the coding sequence ATGGTGATGAGCAGCTTGCGGGGACGCGAGCTGTTTTCTTATCTGCCGGCCTATTACGAGAACTCCCGGGTAATGCAGGCCGATATGGATGCCAAGGGCAGCGAAATGGACCTGCTTTATCAGGCGTTGGAGGCAGCGGCTGCGCAATTTTTTGTGCGTACGGCGACCTGGGGCTTAAGCCGCTGGGAGTTCGAACTTGGCATTCCCACCGATCTGTCCAAGCCGCTCGACCAGCGGCGGGCTGTCATCGAATCCAAGCTGCGGGGAGCGGGCAAGTTCTCCGGGAGCCTGGTGAAAAACGTGGCAGAAGCCTATCACGGCGGCAAAGTTGCGGTTTCTTTTCAGCCCGAGCAATGGGGCTTTACTGTCAAATTCATTGATTCCGTCGGCATTCCGCCGAACCTGGAGGATTTGAAAGCGGCCATCGAAGAGATCAAACCAGCACACTTGGCAGTGAAATTTGAATTTAACTATCTCTTGATCCGCGATATTCATGAAAAGATGACCTTGTCTCAAATGGAACAAACACCATTATCGATTTTTGCAGGAGGTGCATGA